A portion of the Thermoflexus hugenholtzii JAD2 genome contains these proteins:
- the cas2 gene encoding CRISPR-associated endonuclease Cas2, protein MPYLVVAYDIPDDRRRLRLSRVLWGMLDRVQKSVFEGELEERLVDRLEERIRRVVEAREDAVRIYTLCAACQRRIRGLGVSSLREDPDVWII, encoded by the coding sequence ATGCCTTATCTGGTGGTCGCGTATGACATTCCGGATGATCGGCGGCGGCTGCGCCTATCGCGGGTCCTGTGGGGGATGCTGGACCGGGTGCAGAAGAGCGTGTTTGAGGGGGAACTGGAGGAGCGCCTGGTGGACCGGCTGGAGGAGCGGATCCGCCGGGTGGTGGAGGCCCGTGAAGACGCGGTGCGGATTTATACGCTGTGCGCCGCGTGCCAGCGACGCATCCGGGGCCTCGGCGTGTCCTCCCTCCGAGAGGACCCGGACGTGTGGATTATCTAA
- the csm2 gene encoding type III-A CRISPR-associated protein Csm2 — MSNRSPSPPGARGSPAPAAPANEKERIRRIILEGDYQTLVEEAERIGQELVKQELSPSQIRNVFGEVRRLQMRFDANRLRMLKPKLAYMGARAGKGGKRLQDVLSAAVEAVFSGNPSDRKMLEDRFQRMVDFFEAILAYHTYHKAYEEKNKR; from the coding sequence ATGAGCAACCGGAGTCCCTCTCCTCCAGGCGCCCGGGGCAGCCCGGCCCCCGCGGCGCCGGCGAACGAAAAAGAACGCATCCGCCGCATCATCCTCGAAGGGGACTACCAGACCCTCGTGGAGGAGGCGGAGCGCATCGGGCAGGAGCTGGTGAAGCAGGAGCTGTCCCCCTCCCAGATCCGCAACGTCTTCGGCGAGGTGAGGCGTCTGCAGATGCGCTTCGACGCCAACCGCCTCCGCATGCTCAAGCCCAAGCTGGCCTACATGGGCGCCCGGGCCGGCAAGGGCGGCAAGCGCCTCCAGGACGTGCTGAGCGCGGCTGTCGAAGCGGTCTTCAGCGGCAATCCCTCCGATCGCAAGATGCTGGAGGATCGGTTCCAGCGCATGGTCGACTTCTTCGAGGCCATCCTGGCCTACCACACCTACCACAAAGCTTATGAGGAGAAGAATAAGCGATGA
- the csm5 gene encoding type III-A CRISPR-associated RAMP protein Csm5 — MGILERRIYRVELLSPVHIGSGQRLGSADFAVLDGRLWRFDPERLAAALARDPRALDRYIQEGAAALRFWGEADRRPLARYVRPWSGPPPREIREHIADPLGRPYLPGSSLKGAIRTALAFAALRAASPAQRQAWLEAVARRAEEARQRRARVREFADDPLMQALMGKDPHEDALRGLRIFDSGPAPSDALDVGRIRVAVHEPNGTLSWLKAPGEHVPDPEQAFEIAAEILRPHHRVNLRVEVEEDAFLLERDVLGPQERRARVREWARACNTFARHVAEGELRFGERLGLAEWTAFYRRLLAQMEAEPQAVYLNLGWGGGWRSKAAAEAMGAEAVRQLRRLFHLGKGDPFPKTRRVLFEDGKPTLPLGWIRLIPE; from the coding sequence ATGGGGATCCTGGAGCGTCGGATCTATCGCGTGGAGCTCCTCTCGCCGGTGCATATCGGCAGCGGCCAGCGGCTGGGCTCGGCGGATTTCGCCGTCCTCGACGGACGCCTGTGGCGGTTCGATCCCGAGCGCCTGGCGGCGGCCCTGGCCCGCGACCCCCGGGCCCTGGATCGCTACATCCAGGAGGGGGCAGCGGCGCTGCGGTTCTGGGGGGAGGCCGACCGCCGCCCCCTCGCCCGCTACGTCCGCCCGTGGTCCGGCCCGCCCCCCCGGGAGATCCGCGAGCACATCGCCGACCCCCTCGGGCGGCCGTATCTGCCCGGCTCCTCCCTCAAGGGGGCGATCCGCACCGCCCTGGCCTTCGCCGCCTTGCGGGCGGCCTCCCCCGCCCAGCGCCAGGCCTGGCTGGAGGCGGTGGCGCGAAGGGCCGAGGAGGCCCGGCAACGCAGGGCCCGGGTCAGGGAGTTCGCCGACGACCCCCTGATGCAGGCGCTGATGGGGAAGGACCCCCACGAAGACGCGCTGCGGGGCCTGCGGATCTTCGACAGCGGGCCCGCCCCCTCCGACGCCCTGGACGTCGGGCGGATCCGGGTGGCGGTGCACGAGCCGAACGGGACCCTGAGCTGGCTGAAGGCACCGGGGGAGCACGTCCCGGACCCGGAACAGGCCTTCGAGATCGCCGCGGAGATCCTCCGGCCCCATCACCGGGTCAACTTGCGGGTGGAGGTGGAAGAGGACGCCTTCCTGCTGGAGCGGGACGTCCTGGGGCCGCAGGAGCGGCGGGCGCGGGTCCGGGAGTGGGCGCGCGCCTGCAACACCTTCGCCCGACACGTCGCCGAGGGGGAGCTCCGCTTCGGGGAGCGCCTGGGCCTGGCGGAATGGACCGCCTTCTATCGTCGCCTGCTGGCCCAGATGGAGGCGGAGCCCCAGGCGGTCTACCTGAACCTGGGCTGGGGGGGCGGCTGGCGGAGCAAGGCGGCGGCCGAGGCCATGGGCGCGGAGGCGGTGCGGCAGCTGCGGCGCCTCTTCCACCTGGGCAAGGGGGATCCCTTCCCCAAAACCCGCCGGGTGCTCTTCGAGGACGGAAAGCCCACCCTGCCCCTGGGATGGATCCGCCTGATCCCAGAATGA
- the csm4 gene encoding type III-A CRISPR-associated RAMP protein Csm4 produces the protein MTEEIVYLEPRGAFHLGERGIGLEETSPLLHADTLYAALGVAWAMLFGEPALAEEWFRPEPPVLISSAFPFAGPVRFYPRPYLPVRAEALPFPLKDIAFVSEGVLRRMLRGQLLEEGVQIHEGTVWMTGEEAEALREAFGRRDLTGERFWARHRIPRVTLDLPTQASSLWHFGRLVFREAGAGLFFRVRYRDPAQAERFRAAVRLLGDHGVGGDRTAGHGLFVPRFEPADPLGDPAAPAFITLAPVYPPRDQLETLLGEAARYGWLTRSGWIGGRLAMPYRRRAVRMLAEGSLLTGDPRGLWGAMADVTPRETPEPLPHPIYRYGFAFPIGASKEALAETGA, from the coding sequence ATGACGGAGGAGATCGTCTACCTGGAGCCCCGCGGCGCCTTCCACCTCGGGGAGCGGGGGATCGGGCTGGAGGAGACCTCGCCCCTCCTCCACGCCGACACCCTCTACGCGGCCCTGGGGGTGGCTTGGGCGATGCTGTTCGGAGAACCCGCCCTCGCCGAGGAGTGGTTCCGCCCGGAGCCGCCGGTCCTGATCTCCTCCGCCTTCCCCTTCGCCGGCCCGGTCCGCTTCTACCCGCGGCCCTACCTGCCGGTTCGGGCTGAGGCCCTCCCCTTCCCCCTGAAGGACATCGCCTTCGTCTCCGAAGGGGTGCTGCGCCGGATGCTGCGCGGCCAGCTCCTGGAGGAGGGCGTCCAGATCCACGAGGGGACGGTCTGGATGACCGGGGAGGAGGCGGAGGCGCTGCGGGAGGCCTTCGGGCGGCGGGATCTGACGGGAGAGCGCTTCTGGGCCCGCCACCGCATCCCCCGGGTGACCCTGGATCTGCCCACCCAGGCCTCCAGCCTGTGGCATTTCGGGCGCCTGGTTTTCCGGGAGGCCGGAGCCGGGCTGTTCTTCCGGGTCCGCTATCGGGATCCCGCTCAGGCGGAGCGCTTCCGGGCGGCGGTCCGGCTGCTGGGCGACCACGGCGTCGGGGGCGACCGCACCGCCGGCCACGGGCTGTTTGTGCCCCGCTTCGAGCCCGCCGACCCCCTCGGCGACCCGGCGGCCCCCGCCTTCATCACCCTCGCCCCCGTCTACCCGCCCCGGGACCAGCTCGAGACCCTCCTCGGCGAGGCCGCCCGATACGGGTGGCTGACCCGCAGCGGCTGGATCGGCGGGCGGCTGGCCATGCCCTACCGCCGACGGGCCGTCCGGATGCTGGCCGAGGGCTCCCTCCTCACCGGGGACCCCCGGGGCCTGTGGGGGGCGATGGCTGACGTCACGCCTCGAGAGACGCCGGAGCCCCTTCCGCACCCGATCTACCGCTACGGCTTCGCCTTCCCGATCGGCGCCTCGAAGGAGGCCCTTGCTGAGACAGGAGCGTAG
- the cas10 gene encoding type III-A CRISPR-associated protein Cas10/Csm1 produces the protein MNTDRAFQALIGLLHDIGKFRQRARWGQERRPHEEQGADWAAQRLAPRLKFLPPEDQKRLVAAIRDHHGSPYDRDARALVAADRLASGERVPREEEEPGDPAREPLQALLPALRLPERAPMPDASSWGFGTVPLPSGTDDAKAWEVIFPQPTASIAPDYPGLWKGFEAALEALDPVIWETPEEALTALMALLRRFTWCVPAAAYRDEPDVSLYDHLRMTAALTVCVGELPEETLRRLEERTRTGGFPEEPVALLLGGDLSGIQRFLYAISSEGAAKSLRGRSAYLALLADAAVEFLLRELDLPPTQVVYCSGGHFYLLAPLSAQDRLPELVDRLDEVLIQAHGGDLAIALDAVRLTARDFHLKEGRLPERWAELSARLGTRKARRFRRAMARHYELLFGPFGGGGLRPRCEVCHAEEETGGPLARPVETRPDEDVAKCTLCRSFEELGNDIARRHDFLILRPAQGALRGRFTWRTVLGALGVEFRFCDRRGLRDSFRPGDRVIRLHDGDLSPVEGIPVHDFRYLPAFTPMDRDGTIVELGEMAKSAEGTPAWACLRMDVDHLGRLFRYGLGARYSLSRVATLSHLIALFFEGYLPVLCRQVDPEARHLYLIYSGGDDLLAVGSWDRVLELAFRAREDFRRFAAGNPSVTLSGGISMHPEKFPLYQAAAEAGDHLEAAKGLRRADGRDKDAFGFFGVPMAWEDAEWVRKWARELGSLIRAEDREEPRLARGFLHRMMSIAGLLEEEVRLLGFDRLRPEELRRMVGFHRARWRLVYALARQPEKAQPTLQRLQEELLAEGGRRLRWLSPLARWVEWMTRGGSPD, from the coding sequence ATGAACACCGATCGCGCGTTTCAGGCTCTGATCGGACTCCTCCACGACATCGGGAAGTTCCGTCAGCGCGCCCGCTGGGGCCAGGAACGACGGCCCCACGAGGAGCAAGGGGCCGATTGGGCCGCCCAGCGGCTGGCCCCCCGCCTGAAGTTTCTCCCCCCCGAAGACCAAAAGCGCCTGGTCGCAGCGATCCGGGATCACCACGGCTCCCCCTACGATCGGGACGCCCGGGCGCTGGTCGCCGCCGACCGCCTGGCCTCGGGGGAACGGGTCCCCCGGGAGGAGGAAGAGCCCGGGGATCCCGCCCGGGAGCCGTTGCAGGCGCTCCTGCCGGCCTTGCGGCTCCCCGAGCGAGCGCCTATGCCGGACGCATCGAGCTGGGGCTTCGGGACGGTCCCGCTCCCGAGCGGGACGGATGACGCAAAGGCATGGGAGGTGATCTTCCCGCAGCCCACCGCCTCCATCGCCCCGGACTACCCCGGCCTCTGGAAGGGCTTCGAGGCGGCACTGGAGGCCCTGGACCCCGTCATCTGGGAGACGCCCGAGGAGGCCCTGACCGCCCTGATGGCGCTGCTGCGCCGGTTCACCTGGTGCGTTCCCGCCGCCGCCTACCGCGACGAGCCCGACGTCAGCCTCTACGATCACCTGCGGATGACCGCCGCCCTCACGGTGTGCGTCGGCGAGCTCCCGGAGGAAACCCTCCGGCGCCTGGAAGAGAGAACCCGGACGGGGGGGTTCCCGGAGGAGCCGGTCGCCCTGCTCCTCGGCGGCGACCTCTCCGGCATCCAGCGCTTCCTGTATGCCATCAGCTCGGAGGGGGCAGCCAAGAGCCTGCGCGGCCGCTCGGCCTACCTCGCCCTCCTGGCCGACGCCGCCGTGGAGTTCCTACTGCGGGAGCTGGACCTTCCCCCCACGCAGGTGGTTTACTGCTCGGGCGGCCACTTCTACCTGCTCGCTCCCCTCTCCGCCCAAGACCGTCTCCCGGAGCTGGTCGACCGCCTCGACGAGGTCCTGATCCAAGCCCACGGCGGGGATCTGGCCATCGCCCTGGACGCCGTGAGGCTGACCGCCAGGGACTTCCACCTGAAGGAAGGCCGCCTCCCCGAACGCTGGGCGGAGCTCTCCGCCCGCCTGGGGACGCGGAAGGCCCGACGGTTCCGCCGGGCGATGGCGCGCCATTATGAGCTCCTGTTCGGCCCCTTCGGCGGCGGCGGCCTCCGGCCCCGCTGCGAGGTCTGCCACGCCGAGGAAGAAACCGGCGGCCCCCTCGCGCGCCCGGTGGAGACCCGCCCCGACGAGGACGTGGCCAAATGCACGCTGTGCCGCAGCTTCGAGGAGCTGGGCAACGACATCGCCCGCCGCCACGATTTCCTCATCCTCCGCCCGGCCCAGGGGGCCCTCCGCGGACGCTTCACCTGGCGGACGGTCCTTGGCGCCCTGGGGGTGGAATTCCGCTTTTGCGACCGGCGAGGCTTGCGGGACTCCTTCCGGCCGGGGGATCGGGTGATCCGCCTCCACGACGGGGACCTCTCCCCCGTCGAGGGCATCCCGGTCCACGACTTCCGCTACCTGCCCGCCTTCACGCCGATGGATCGGGATGGCACCATCGTGGAGCTCGGGGAGATGGCGAAGTCCGCGGAGGGGACGCCGGCCTGGGCCTGCCTGCGGATGGACGTGGACCACCTGGGTCGGCTGTTCCGCTACGGGCTGGGGGCGCGCTACTCCCTCTCCCGGGTCGCCACCCTGAGCCACCTCATCGCCCTCTTCTTCGAGGGCTACCTGCCGGTCCTCTGCCGGCAGGTCGATCCCGAAGCCCGGCATCTCTATCTCATCTACTCCGGCGGCGACGATCTCCTGGCGGTGGGGTCGTGGGATCGGGTGCTGGAGCTGGCCTTCCGGGCGCGGGAGGACTTCCGGCGGTTCGCAGCCGGCAACCCCAGCGTGACCCTGAGCGGCGGCATCTCCATGCATCCCGAGAAGTTTCCTCTGTATCAGGCGGCGGCGGAGGCCGGCGACCACCTGGAGGCGGCCAAGGGCCTGCGGCGGGCGGACGGCCGCGACAAGGACGCCTTCGGGTTCTTCGGGGTTCCGATGGCCTGGGAGGACGCGGAGTGGGTTCGGAAATGGGCCCGGGAGCTGGGCTCGCTGATCCGAGCGGAGGATCGCGAGGAGCCGCGGCTGGCCCGGGGCTTCCTCCACCGCATGATGAGCATCGCCGGCCTGCTGGAAGAGGAGGTCCGGCTGTTGGGCTTCGACCGCCTGCGCCCCGAGGAGCTGCGGCGGATGGTGGGGTTCCACCGGGCCCGCTGGCGCCTGGTGTACGCCCTGGCCCGCCAGCCGGAGAAGGCCCAGCCGACCTTGCAGCGGCTCCAGGAGGAGCTGCTCGCCGAGGGGGGGCGCCGCCTGCGCTGGCTGAGCCCCCTGGCCCGATGGGTGGAATGGATGACCCGAGGAGGATCCCCCGATTAA
- the cas6 gene encoding CRISPR system precrRNA processing endoribonuclease RAMP protein Cas6, whose translation MAHAPELPITSYRFTLIAETPATLPAFPGPTLRGALGHTLRRLVCATRMPACAPCPFRFTCAYPLLFEPYAPPDHPEAHRYARLPTPFTLEIPLELPATWEGREPPPRSFAPGEPLVFGMTLLGRAREHMPYYVHAIMEMARAGLGGPHQRFRLARAEILNADRPIVLYEENAGFLRHPPTPPMRVAPRELPARRIAVRFTAPIRLELQDDLVYPIEFHHLIRGLLQRLRALQAGYGLLDGVELSGDLAEAARAIRRVEDRTRWLDLRRYSTRQKTAMRIGGAVGTIVYESPEGFQPFALLLTLGELLHVGKLTSMGFGRMEADPQ comes from the coding sequence ATGGCACACGCTCCGGAGTTGCCCATCACCTCATACCGGTTCACGCTGATCGCGGAAACCCCTGCGACCCTTCCGGCCTTCCCCGGCCCGACGCTGAGAGGGGCGCTGGGCCACACGCTGCGCCGCCTGGTCTGCGCCACCCGCATGCCCGCCTGCGCCCCCTGCCCTTTCCGCTTCACGTGCGCGTATCCGCTGCTCTTCGAGCCCTACGCGCCCCCCGATCATCCGGAGGCCCACCGCTACGCCCGCCTCCCCACCCCGTTCACCCTGGAGATCCCCCTGGAGCTCCCGGCGACCTGGGAGGGCCGCGAGCCGCCGCCCCGCTCCTTCGCCCCGGGCGAGCCCCTGGTGTTCGGCATGACCCTGCTGGGGCGCGCCCGGGAGCATATGCCCTACTATGTGCACGCGATTATGGAGATGGCCCGCGCCGGCCTGGGAGGTCCTCACCAGCGCTTCCGCCTCGCCCGAGCGGAGATCCTGAACGCGGACAGACCCATCGTCCTCTACGAAGAGAACGCAGGCTTCCTGAGACATCCCCCCACCCCTCCCATGCGGGTGGCTCCCCGGGAGCTGCCCGCCCGTCGGATCGCCGTTCGCTTCACCGCACCGATCCGCCTGGAGCTCCAGGATGACCTGGTCTATCCCATCGAGTTCCATCATCTGATCCGGGGGCTGCTTCAACGCCTGCGAGCCCTGCAGGCGGGCTACGGATTGCTGGATGGGGTGGAGCTCTCCGGCGATCTGGCCGAGGCCGCGCGGGCGATCCGCCGCGTGGAGGATCGGACGCGGTGGCTGGACCTGCGGCGCTATTCGACCCGGCAGAAAACGGCGATGCGCATCGGCGGGGCGGTGGGGACGATCGTCTACGAGAGCCCGGAAGGCTTCCAGCCCTTCGCCCTGCTGCTGACCCTGGGCGAGCTCCTCCACGTGGGAAAGCTGACCAGCATGGGATTCGGCCGTATGGAGGCGGATCCGCAATGA
- a CDS encoding MGDG synthase family glycosyltransferase, which yields METQANEQELRPEARPAVRSVTRVLLLMSDTGGGHRSVSEALAEGLRALYGAAVEPRIVDAFIQYAPFPLNRSPALYPYMVKPALVPFYARAWHFANHPRRARQLVYLFWPWVRQRIARLFAENPADVIVSVHPLFNDVTLRYWMKAPRRVPFVIVICDIGSIHALWCANADLVIAPHEGARHRAIACGVPPERVVVTGFPIRLRFREVRRQPPAFWRAQLGWRPDLPTVLVMGGGEGMGKVFENARAVAEAGLPLQLAVVAGRNERLRRRLEAVDWPVPAYIYGFVRTIPEMMAAADVIVTKAGPNTIAEALAVGRPMILTHYLPGQEEGNVDYVVQGGAGVYAPEPEQVKEAIREWLSRPEVLASFAQRAAAMGYPDAALDAARWIWEIAQRGAS from the coding sequence ATGGAGACGCAGGCCAATGAGCAGGAGCTCCGTCCGGAGGCCCGGCCGGCGGTCCGTTCGGTCACCCGGGTGCTCCTTTTGATGTCCGACACCGGGGGCGGCCATCGCAGCGTTTCGGAGGCCCTGGCCGAGGGCCTGCGGGCCCTTTACGGGGCGGCCGTTGAGCCCCGCATCGTGGACGCCTTCATCCAGTATGCGCCCTTCCCCCTGAACCGCTCCCCTGCCCTCTACCCCTATATGGTCAAGCCGGCCCTCGTGCCCTTCTACGCTCGGGCCTGGCACTTCGCCAACCATCCCCGCCGAGCCCGGCAGCTGGTCTATCTCTTCTGGCCGTGGGTGCGCCAGCGCATCGCCCGGCTCTTCGCCGAGAACCCGGCGGACGTCATCGTCTCCGTCCATCCGCTCTTCAACGACGTCACCCTGCGCTACTGGATGAAGGCCCCGCGCCGGGTCCCCTTCGTCATCGTCATCTGCGACATCGGCTCCATCCATGCCCTCTGGTGCGCAAACGCGGACCTGGTCATCGCCCCGCACGAGGGGGCGCGCCATCGGGCCATCGCCTGCGGGGTGCCGCCGGAGCGGGTGGTGGTCACCGGCTTCCCCATCCGGCTCCGCTTCCGGGAGGTGCGCCGGCAGCCCCCGGCCTTCTGGCGGGCGCAACTGGGCTGGCGGCCGGATCTCCCCACCGTGCTGGTGATGGGAGGCGGAGAAGGGATGGGGAAGGTCTTCGAGAACGCGCGGGCGGTGGCCGAAGCCGGCCTGCCGCTCCAGCTGGCCGTGGTGGCCGGCCGGAACGAGCGGCTGCGGCGCCGCCTGGAGGCCGTCGACTGGCCGGTGCCCGCTTACATCTACGGCTTCGTGCGCACCATCCCGGAGATGATGGCGGCGGCGGATGTCATCGTCACCAAGGCAGGACCGAACACCATCGCCGAGGCCCTGGCGGTGGGCCGCCCGATGATCCTCACCCACTATCTGCCCGGCCAGGAGGAAGGAAACGTCGATTATGTGGTCCAGGGCGGGGCCGGCGTATACGCCCCGGAGCCCGAGCAGGTGAAGGAGGCCATCCGGGAGTGGCTGAGCCGCCCGGAGGTCCTGGCGTCCTTCGCGCAGCGGGCCGCCGCCATGGGCTACCCCGACGCCGCCCTGGACGCCGCCCGCTGGATTTGGGAGATCGCCCAGCGGGGAGCCTCCTAA
- the cas1 gene encoding CRISPR-associated endonuclease Cas1: protein MPMLYLTEQGAVLGREGDRLVVRKGEEVLLSVPAFKVEGVWVFGGVSLTTPAIGLLLAQGIEVCFFTVEGRLKGRLTPILSRNALLRLRQFERYTNEGFRREIAAQIVAAKLENARRLLMRYARTYPERGWERPLQALERRIAQARAAPDLEALRGIEGSGTAAYFEAFREMVRGELRFEGRRRRPPRDPVNAMLSLGYALLTGEMIGKIAACGLDPYIGFYHEVRQGRPALALDLVEEFRHAVVDRLVLSLVNRRAFRAEDFEEREEDGAVLLRPEALRRYLTAYEAFMRRSPGEGAPSWRERLDEQVRRMVRAVWSGSPYMPFRMEA from the coding sequence ATGCCGATGCTTTATCTCACCGAACAGGGTGCGGTCCTGGGGCGCGAGGGGGACCGCCTGGTGGTGCGCAAGGGGGAGGAGGTTCTCCTCAGCGTCCCGGCCTTCAAAGTGGAGGGGGTGTGGGTCTTCGGGGGCGTGTCGCTCACTACCCCGGCCATCGGGTTGTTGTTGGCCCAGGGGATCGAAGTGTGCTTCTTCACCGTGGAGGGGCGGTTGAAAGGGCGCCTGACGCCGATCCTTTCGCGGAACGCCCTGCTCCGGCTGCGGCAATTTGAGCGCTATACGAACGAGGGGTTTCGGCGGGAGATCGCCGCGCAAATCGTGGCGGCCAAGCTGGAGAACGCGCGCCGCCTGCTGATGCGCTACGCCCGCACCTATCCGGAGCGGGGCTGGGAGCGGCCGCTGCAGGCCCTGGAGCGGCGGATCGCTCAGGCTCGGGCGGCGCCGGACCTGGAGGCGCTGCGGGGGATCGAGGGGAGCGGCACCGCGGCCTACTTCGAGGCCTTCCGGGAGATGGTCCGGGGGGAGCTCCGTTTCGAGGGCCGTCGTCGGCGCCCGCCTCGGGACCCGGTGAACGCCATGCTGTCTCTGGGATATGCGCTGCTGACCGGGGAGATGATCGGCAAGATCGCCGCCTGCGGGCTGGATCCTTACATCGGGTTCTATCACGAGGTGCGGCAGGGGCGCCCGGCCCTGGCCCTGGATCTGGTGGAGGAGTTCCGACATGCGGTGGTGGACCGGCTGGTGCTGAGCCTGGTGAACCGGCGGGCCTTCCGGGCGGAGGACTTCGAGGAGCGGGAGGAAGATGGAGCGGTGCTGCTGCGGCCGGAGGCCCTGCGGCGATATCTGACGGCCTATGAGGCGTTCATGCGTCGCTCGCCCGGCGAGGGGGCGCCGTCCTGGCGGGAACGGCTCGACGAGCAGGTCCGGCGGATGGTGCGGGCGGTCTGGAGCGGGTCGCCGTATATGCCGTTCCGGATGGAAGCGTGA
- the csm3 gene encoding type III-A CRISPR-associated RAMP protein Csm3: MSGNIVQLQGKIVIAGTLQALTGLRIGGVGAGMEIGGVENVVIRDPVTGRPYVPGSSLKGKMRSLLTRALGKPLKVLSKNPLIRIHWCETEAEYRSGGRPCPLCRAFGVAGQRALEPVRLIVRDARLLEELEILDENGQPARKRWSEVNTDLPYTEVKSEAAIDVLTAAANPRQMERVPAGARFEVELLFSVYDADDREAFRTVLLGMRLLEDDYLGGSGSRGYGRVAFRDLRVMWKPVAHYLDPQKHPAVPLAEGRTVEEMIARFDELAARIPAFEGKQG, from the coding sequence ATGAGCGGGAACATCGTTCAACTCCAGGGGAAGATCGTAATCGCCGGCACCCTGCAGGCCCTGACCGGCCTGCGGATCGGCGGGGTGGGCGCCGGGATGGAGATCGGCGGGGTGGAGAACGTGGTGATCCGCGACCCGGTGACCGGCCGGCCCTACGTCCCCGGCTCCTCCCTCAAGGGCAAGATGCGCTCTCTCCTGACCCGGGCCTTGGGCAAGCCCCTGAAAGTGCTCTCCAAGAACCCTCTGATCCGCATCCACTGGTGCGAGACCGAGGCGGAATACCGAAGCGGGGGCCGGCCGTGTCCCCTCTGCCGGGCCTTCGGCGTCGCCGGCCAGCGGGCCCTGGAGCCCGTCCGCCTCATCGTCCGCGACGCCCGCCTGCTGGAGGAGCTGGAGATCCTCGATGAGAACGGCCAGCCCGCCCGCAAGCGCTGGAGCGAGGTGAACACCGATCTCCCCTACACCGAGGTGAAATCGGAGGCCGCCATCGATGTGCTCACCGCCGCCGCCAACCCCCGGCAGATGGAGCGCGTCCCTGCCGGCGCCCGCTTCGAGGTCGAGCTGCTCTTCTCGGTCTACGACGCCGACGACCGCGAGGCCTTCCGCACGGTGCTGCTGGGGATGCGCCTGTTGGAGGACGACTACCTGGGCGGCAGCGGCAGCCGGGGCTACGGCCGCGTGGCCTTCCGGGACCTCCGGGTGATGTGGAAGCCGGTGGCCCATTACCTGGATCCCCAGAAGCATCCCGCCGTCCCGCTGGCCGAGGGGCGCACGGTGGAGGAGATGATCGCCCGCTTCGATGAGCTGGCCGCCCGGATCCCGGCCTTCGAGGGGAAGCAGGGATGA
- a CDS encoding Uma2 family endonuclease — protein sequence MQVMVVDMQKEPIPGPYLVRMGGWTLERYLAEAPESARWEYVRGEVVMHSPATAEHQDLVRFLLRLLDGYCETRGWGKVLMGPAAVQVLPEVVREPDLFVLPPEAAEQASGGPIRARPALIIEVVSPATRSMDLGEKAQEYEQGGVDEYWVVDAERREVIAHRRGGSSWEVERVSQGRLASAAVPGFWLEVEWLWARPLPPAEACLRRIRGEEEL from the coding sequence ATGCAGGTGATGGTGGTGGATATGCAAAAGGAGCCGATCCCCGGCCCCTACCTGGTGCGGATGGGAGGCTGGACGCTGGAGCGCTACCTCGCCGAGGCTCCTGAATCCGCTCGCTGGGAATACGTCCGCGGCGAGGTGGTGATGCACTCCCCCGCCACCGCTGAACATCAAGATCTGGTCCGCTTTCTCCTTCGGCTTCTCGATGGCTATTGCGAGACGCGGGGTTGGGGGAAGGTCCTGATGGGGCCGGCGGCGGTGCAGGTGCTGCCCGAAGTGGTGCGGGAGCCCGACCTCTTCGTGTTGCCTCCCGAGGCGGCCGAACAGGCTTCAGGCGGGCCCATCCGGGCCCGTCCCGCCCTGATCATCGAAGTCGTGAGCCCCGCCACCCGCAGCATGGACCTGGGCGAGAAGGCCCAGGAATATGAGCAGGGCGGCGTGGACGAATACTGGGTGGTGGACGCCGAACGCCGGGAGGTCATCGCGCATCGACGCGGAGGGTCAAGCTGGGAGGTGGAGCGGGTTTCCCAGGGGCGTCTTGCCAGCGCGGCGGTCCCCGGCTTCTGGCTGGAGGTCGAGTGGTTGTGGGCCCGTCCGCTCCCCCCTGCGGAAGCCTGCCTCCGGCGCATCCGGGGGGAGGAGGAACTCTAA